In the genome of Acidobacteriota bacterium, the window CAGCGGGAATGAAATATAGGGACGCCCCGATCAAAGATAATCCGACTGCGATCTTGATAGGAAAACCCAGGATGAAAACCTGAAATTGCGGAGCTGTCCGGCCAAATAGTTCCAGAGCAAACTCGACGGCAAGCAGAACTATGATCGCCGGTGCCGCAAGCGTAACGCCCACGACAAGAGCATTTGCTGATAGCTTCAGGATCAAATCAAGCAATGCCGGCGTAAAATTAAATGTCCCCGGAGCGGTTATCGAAAAGCTTTTTACCGTCGCCGCAAGGAACCAATGATGTCCGTCAGCAGCTAATAAGATCATCAGGCCAAGCATTTGCCCGATAATGCCAAATGCTGTCGTTTGTGCCTGCGTTGATGGGTCAATCGTTCCCGCGAGCGAAAAACCCATCTGTGAACTGATCAGGAATGTAGCCATTTCCAAGCCGCTGAACACGATCCGTCCGACAAACCCAAAAACCATGCCGATAACGATCTCGCCGATGATGACGATGGTCAGTGGGCCCAGATCCGAGGGTGGTGTCTCGATCCTCGTCATGATCACCGGAGTTAGCGCAAACGCCAAAACAAACGCAAGAACGATACGGATCTTCGGGCTTACTACACGATTAGCCCAAAAAGGAGCAAACGTTACCAGGCCGCCGACCCTTGCCAGCACGACGATAAATACAAGAATGGGCCTGAGCGGTACTTCGAATGTTTCCACGTTGCGGCTACTTAATAAAAGGAGTGAAATCGGAGAGTATCGACGAAGTAAACGTGATCAAAACGCGCAGTATCCAGGGAAATGTGACCAGGAAAACGGTAAAAATTGCGATCACCCGCGGAGCAAAAGAAAATGTCTGATCCTGGATCGAAGTCAAAGTCTGGATCAGACTCACTACGACGCCAACCAATATTGCAACGGCAAGCATCGGGCCCACGATCCACATCAGTGTCGTGAGCGCATTCTGCATCATCGATGTGACTAGAGCATCATTCATGGTTACATAACACTTTTCACGAGAGACGTTACGATCAGATACCAACCGTCAACCATGACGAAAAGCAATATCTTCAATGGCATTGAAACGATCACTGGCGGCAGCTGCATCATTCCCATCGACAGCAAAACGCTGGAAACAGCGAGGTCAATGATCAAGAACGGCAGAAACAAGACGAAACCGATCTGAAATGCCGTTTTGAGTTCCGAGATCATGTATGCCGGGATCAGAGCCGTTGTGGGTACTTCGTCAACTGAATTTGGCCTGGCGCTTTTCGATAGCCGGATAAATAGAGCAAGATCTTTTTCCCGCGCGTGCTTTATCATGTAGGCACGCAGCGGAACTAGGCCTTTTTCAAGTGCGTCGCCTTGCGACATCGTTCCCTCGGACATTGGCTTGTATGCCCCTTCGTAGATCTGTTTGATCGTCGGGCTCATTACGAAAAGGGTAATGAATAAAGCAAGACCGATGAGTATTTGATTATTCGGAGCCTCCTGCGTGCCCAGCGCCTGACGCAAAAAGTGAAACACCACTATCAAGCGCGTAAAACACGTCATCGATATCAAGATCGCAGGGATGAAGCTGAGCAGGGTCAGCATTACAACGATCTGCAGAGGTGTCGAGCTGTTTGCGGTCTTGGCGAGGTCGATAGTTTGTTCAGGCGCTCCCGAGGTTTGCGGTGCAGGACCTTGAGCTTCGACCGTGAGCGAAGCAAGGCCGATGAACGCTAATAGGAATAACGGCAAGATCAAAACTCTGATCACGCAGCACCTCCGCGGGTTTGCCACATCCCCAACTTGCTTTTCGCAAGCTCGAACTCGTCATCAAACGCCGGGCCTTCATCCGCAAGCATGTCTGCCACCGATCGTAGATTCCTGGCAAAAACATCTTCAGGCAAAGGCAGTTCCTCGGCAAGCAGCGTGAAACTCTGCGGCGTTGCTCCTACGAGCAATACGCGCTCGCCAAACCGGATCGTCGAGATCGTCCGCCCGTTCCCCATCGAGAGCGTCGAGAGAACGGTTAGGCTTAGTGCCTCTCCATCTTTTCCTTTTTTGCCGCCAACACCCAGCTTTTTGAGCGTCCAGGTGCCGAAAAATAGAAGACTGATGACTAGCAAAAGAGCTCCGACCGATTTAATGATCAGGCCGCTCGAACTGGGTTCCTGCGGAGCCGGGTCGTCGTCACTCTGCATGAACAGAAGACGGTCTTCCTCGGTCATAACCTGCGGAACCGTTTCGTTGGCGGGTGTTTGCTTAGGAGCTTGTGGAAATACCGACGGGGCAAGGGAAACTATAGCCAGCAGGATGGCCAATGAATGTAAAAACCGCTTCCTATTCATTAGTTTATATCCGTTAAGATCTCGCTGATGCGAACGCCCGCTCTATCTTCGATAACGACGATCTCACCCCGCATTAGTGGTTTGTTATCCGCACGAATATCTACACCCTCGCCCGTCGAACGACCCAGTTTTACAATGCTCGAGGGTTGAAGATCTAATATCTCGCGAACTGACATCCTTACCCGCCCCAATTCCAGAGATAGTTCCAGCGGCAGATCAAGAAAATCGGCCCATGACGCAAGGATCTTTTCGTTTTCTGGTTGCATCAGTCTCTTAGAGTTGGACGATAAAGTCTGTTATGTATATAGCCTTAACCTCGGGTTCCGTCGAGGCTGCCTTTGCTGCTTGCAGAAGCTCTTTTCGAAGTTTGGTCTTTCCTTCGGCAGTAAGGATCTGCTCTGAGCTCTTTTCTGACAAGACAGCCAGCATGGCGTTGCGAACGCGAGTAATAAATAGCTGGTCCGGCTTTTCGCTTTCTTCACCGGCAACCCCAAGGCTAACTGTCATCCGCAAGTATCTCGCCTGTTCCGTGTCAGCCAAATTTACTATGAACGGCGGAAGTTCAACGATCTGTTTGACTTCTTCGTCCTCAGGTATTGCACTCTCGAGAGCACCTGATTTCTTTGAGCCTTTCGGCCCGATCTCAGGATCTGATTCCGCCTCGGTCTTTTTGTTTGAAGTCTTCTTTTCCCCCGCCTTTTTGTCGGGCACCTCAGCCGCCTGAGTTCCCGCGATCCGCCAGAAATAAAATCCTGCGCCTCCGCCCCCAAGCAATAGAACCAGCACAACGGCGATAAGAATAATTTTTTTGCCGCCTTTCTTTTTCTCAACGGGAGCGTCGGGGCTAGCAACAACGGTTTCTTTTTCTATCTCGGACATGGATATCCCTCCAACCTACCCGTTTGCGAAATGCGTGCCACAACATAATACATTGATATTATTAGAGTTACGTCTGTCTTCTATCGATTCGAACTTGATCTGTCGACTCTTTTTTGACTGGCTGTGTCAATGAACTGACGCAAACGACAAAGCCGGTCACCATCAAACGAGAGCTCGTTTGATGGTGACCGGGCTTAAAAGATCTGGGGTTTAAGGTTAGTTGATGCGAACGACCTCGCCGGATTCCAGTTTATAAACCGCACGAATTATAGCGAGGTGTCCCTCTTTCACTGCCTTCCTTAAGATCGAACTTCTTGAGATCACATCTTCGGAACTCTGTTTTACGTTCAGTTCTACACACGATAGATTGCTAGGTTCGCCAATAATACATGTCTTCGAACCTTCAAAGGCCGGGGAAATGGTGTCGACGATCGCTGAAAGATTGGAACTTGGCATCTTTTCGCCGGACACGGCCGCCGCCACCGCTCCACAACTCTCATGCCCCAGTATAAGCAGGGCTTTTGCATGAAGGTGTTCAACAGCATATTCAATGCTGCCGAGCGTAACCTTGTCGGGAATATTTCCAGCATCCCGTACGACAAATATTTCACCCAGATTCTTGTCGAAAACAAACTCGGGTGGCACCCGGCTATCCGCGCATCCCAGGACGATGACCTCGGGCTGCTGGCCCTTGACCAACGCTTTTCGGGCCGCTGCATAATTCACGACTGTGTGCTTCCCAGCCATGTAGCGCTTGTTTCCGGCCGAGAGTTTTGCCCAGATCTCGTCAGCTGCAGCTTTTGAATCTTTTACGGGTGATTTGCCAGTGGTCGTCTCAACTCGTGGGGTCTTATTCTTTTCGGCGGTTTTTGCAGACTCTTTTAACGAATCTATTTTTTTCCTATCCGCCTTCACTTCTTCGGTAGTAGGCTCATCGGATTCGTGATCAGCTTCTTTTTTTGTTTCGGCATCATCGGTTTCGGCCGTTTCGGTTTCCGGGTCCTCCTTAACCTTTTTCGTTTTTTCTTTTTTTGTAGTAGCGTCCGCCTTGCTGCACGAGGCGACGAAAGATACGCCTAGAAGCAGGGCGAAGACGGTAAGGAACGTGCTGAGATAGCGCGGTGTTTGTTTTTTCATGGTGATAGGGTCGTAGCGGAGTGTGGAAAGGGTAGTTTCTACTGGTTCTGAGATCATTTGATCTTTGGCTTGTCAGGTATCTTATCGGCCTCGCCGACAACTACGGAACCTTCTGTTTCAAGCTTCTTCTTGGCAAGCTTTACCTCGTCTGGAACCGGAGACGTTTTATTTTCGGATCTTGCTTTCGGATCTGGGACAGATATCTCTTTATCTTTTTTCGCATCACTTGGGTTTTCCGTCAGGCGCAGGACGGTAATGCTGATGCGACGGTTCGCTGGCGAGTAAGGGTCATCGGGCACCAACAGCTCGGTGTCGGCAAATCCTATCACTCGGCGGATCTGTTCGGGCTTAACGCAATTTGCTTCGAGCGTGCGGCGAGCAACATTCGCACGATCGGTCGAGAGTTCCCAATTCGTGTAGCCGTTATTAGAAGGAAATACTCGACTGTCCGTATGTCCGCCGATATTGATCTTGTTTGGAAGTGCGCAGATGCCTTGGGCGATCTCGGCCAGAACTGCCTGAGCTTCCGGCCCGAGCTCGGCACTTCCAGAAGCAAAAGAGACCCGGTCGGCCTTGTCCAAAAGCTGGATGCGAAGGCCCTCGTCCGTAACCTCGATCTTTACCTGGTCCTTGAAACGAGAGAATTCCGGCCTAGTTTCGAATTGCTTTTGGAGAGCCTCCGCGACTCCGATCAGTGCCTGCTCATTCTCGACCGAATCGAGCCTTTCAGGCTCTTTGCTGATCTTTTTGTTCCCCGAAAGGATACCACCCTGCATCGTATCAAAGACGCCGGGTGAACGAAAATATGCTGCGATCGCCTGCTTCAACTTAGTATCAGCCTGCGAAACAAGCCACAGGACCAGGAAGAGAGCCATCATCGCCGTTACAAAATCAGCGTACGCGACTTTCCAGGCTCCGCCATGATGGCCGCCGTGGCCACGCGCTTTTTTTACGCGGCGCCGGGGTTTTGGAGGTTCTTCTTTCTTGACGTCCATAAACAGCTGGCGCTAGCGAGGTTTAATTTCCCGGAGAAGCGGCTCGATCTCGGCAGTTGGCGGACGATCGAAACTAAAGATGGTCTTGCGTGCAAATTCGACTGCGGTCATCGGTGCCGCTCCATTTGCGAATGCGACGAGACCCGCTTTGATGCAGCCAAAATAACGACTCTCGTCATGTGCAAGATTCTCCAGATTTGAAGCGATCGGTGCAAGAAATCCGTACGAAAGCAGCAATCCCAGAAAGGTACCAACGAGAGCTGCCCCGACGTGATGTCCAAGTTCTTCAGGCGGCCCGTCGAGGTGCTGCATCGTGACAACGATGCCAAGCACAGCGGCTACTATACCAAGACCGGGAAGGGCGTCTGACGCACGCTGAAGCAGAACCGGAACGATCGCGCCTTCATCGTGATGCGTTTCCATTTCTGCATCAAGCATTATCTCGAGTTCCTCAGACGAACAAGCTCCGTTGACGAGCATCTTCATCGCATCACAAAAAAACTCCACTGCGTGATGGTTGCCGACGAAGCTCGGATATTTTGTAAAGATCGGCGACGATAGCGGATTGTTAACATCTTCTTCGATCGAAAGCAGGCCGCCCTTCTTCGAATTGATGAACATGTCATACTGCATCTGGAGTACTTCCGTATAAGTTTTTTTGTTGTACGGAGATCCCTTTAGCGCAACTGGCAAGAGAGCCATGATCCGCATAAGGTACTTTGCCGGGTTCGCAGCGAGCGTCGCCCCGATAACCGCGCCACCGATCACTACAAATTCGGAAGGCTGGATCAAGACGCCAAGCGGTCCGTTTATCATCAAGAATCCGCCGATGACGCAGATCATGACGAATACAATGCCGATAATAAGTAACATAAGATTTTGAAAGGGGATGCAGAGTTTTGCCGGTTTAAATCAACTACAGGTAAAAAGGTATTTTGGCTTCCAAAACCCCTATTTACCTGTAGTTAAGCTACTTAGGATAGCCTTTCCCGGTAAAGCCCTTTCGAGGCTCAGTGTCTCTTATCGGTCGATCTACTGAAAACTTTAGACCATTTGCAGTAAATCCTGGAACGTCTGATTTGCTGTCGTGATCACTCGTGAATTTGCCTGAAATCCACGCTGCGCTTCGATCAGTTCGACAAATTCATTTGTTATATTGACGTTGCTCTGTTCAAGGTAGCCCCCGGCGATAGCTCCGCGGGTTCCTGTGTTTGCAGCTCCGATCGTTGGCTGGCCCGAAGCGGTGGTTTCTGCAAACATGTTTCCGCCTACATGGCCTAACCCATCGTTCGAATCAAAAACTGCGAGAGCCAACTGCCCAATGATCTGCGATTGTCCATTTGAATAAACGCCGAAAATATTTCCATCCTCGTCGATCGCAGCCCCACTTAGATTTCCGGGCTTGTAACCGTCCTGGTATGTTGAATCACTACTTGAATTTGCTGCGTAGGCCGTCGCAAACGACCGAATTGGATCTCCAGCGGAATCGAGTTCATATAAATTGATGTCGATCGAGGGTAATTCGGCCAATCCAAGTTCAGTTTGGTCAGGGATTATCTGCAGCGTTTCCGCAGGCGTCAGAAGTTGGCCGTCCGAGTCGAAGGTAAAGCTGATCGGTGTGACCGAAGGCCCGGCTCCGTCAGCATCGACTTCAGCAGGATTCCCATCGACAGTTGCCTCCATTAGGAAAGACCCGTCGGCCTGTTTCGTAAACGTCATCTCCATTTTGTGTTCGCCGCCGAGCGAGTCGTAAATGTTGGAGGTTACCGAGTAGGTTTTGTCGGTAGCCAATCGAGAATCAAGGTTAAATTTGAATGTCGCTTCGGTCGTCATTTTGGGCGGAAAGATCTGACCAAGGGGGAATTTTAGATTAGAGAGCGATGACCCCGGAGCAACCACTCCACCAACAGCCTGATAGCCCTGCACTTGACCGCCGGTCGTTGAAACCATAACGCCCTGGTTGTTCAGGGAAAAATCGCCTGCCCGCGTGTATCCTCGGGTGCCATCGCTGTTCTGCACGACAAAAAAGCCGTTTCCTGAGATGGCTGCGTGCAGTGGCGAGGTCGATTCATTCAACGCACCTTGCGAAAAATCAGTATGGATCGCCCCCGTACGAACACCGTTTCCGATACCTAATGAATTCCCGGCCCCGTTTAACCGTGCTCCAGATCGGCTGGCAAAAACGTCCATAAATGTTATCTGTCCGCTCCGAAAACCGATGGTATTGGCGTTTGCAATATTGTTCCCGACAACGTTTAGAGCATTACTGTTTGCATTAAGCCCGGAGAGGGCAGTGTTGAATGAAAATGACATCTTTGTTTCTCCTTTTATTACTTCAAAATCTAAATATCCTTTCCTAAGCTCTCTTAACAAGCTTCGAACTAAGACTTTCGATCGATTGCCTTATGCCGACAAGCTGATCGAGGGAATTGAACTGGGCGAGTTGAGCCACGAACGCGGTTCCGTCTTGCGGTGCAAGCGGATCTTGATTCTTTAATTGCGCGACTAACAAGGTCATGAACAGGTTGCGTTCAGAGGTACCCGCCGTGCTCGTGCTTGTTGTTACGTTTGACGCTGCCGACGTATTGAGCGACGCCGATGTTGGATTTATAGTAGTCATTGTTTCTCCTTATTACGGTTACGCCCGCAAATTCACGAGACGGCTTTGTTTGTCGTCTTCAGATTTTTGAACGGTATCAAACGTGGGCCTTTTGCCCGTTTGATCATCAGAATTTGTAAACTCGTGTCGTCTCGAATCACTGCCATCGCGGCCGCCTGAAGAGAACGACGTGCATGAGGTGTTTAGACTCCCAACCTGCATGCCAGAGCGTTCCAGTGATTCACGGAGCTGGGCAAGACTCTCCTGCAGAACGTGCTGTGTTTTTGGATTGTCCGTCTGAAAATGTGCATCGATCATTCCATTGGCATTTTTTGCGAGCGTTATCTCCACGGTACCGAGTTCAGCGGGCGAGAGTCGGATCTTTAGTGTCCGCTTTTCACCCGTTTCCTTTTTGCCCAGAGCCAGATCGGTAAAGGCTGCTCCAACTTGATCGAGAATAATTCTCTTTAACTTGAATTCGGAAGTAATTGGTTTATCGAACTGCTCAAGGCCTTTATTTCCGTCGAGTGGAGTGCCAAACGAAAACTCCGTAGGTTGTTCGCCCGCCGTTGCTTCCTCGATCGGCTTCACGGGCTCGAGAAAGATGCTGTCCGTATCGAATTGCCCCTTAATCGCCGATCGCCCCGTTGGGGATGCCGGCATCTTATTGTCAACAAGCACATTTGTCGCAAATGTCTCCAGCAGGGATACTTTTTCGGGCTGCTTTGGTTGTGCCTCGGGAAAAACAGTTGGGAGCTTCTCGTTCAGCTCAAGTGGACTCGAGGTTGGAGTTCTAACCTCGTTCGAAGCAGTTCCGTCAACGGAAACAACTTCTAGCGTTGATAGATCGAGAGAAGTTATTTCCAATATCACCTCCTGCTCCATTTTTGAATCAATCGGCGGCGGAACAAGCGGTAATTCCAGCGGTTCGATCTCGGATAGCTGCTCATCTTTAACCATTCGAAGCTGTTCACCAATGATCGGTACGAGTGTAGGATCCGGCACTCCAACAGCAGAAACAGCGGCAGTATCAGAGCGGAATACCGGGAGCCCGCAAACATCTCCGAAATTAATTCGAAGATCTTCTTCGCGGCTAATTGCCGCTAGCTTTGGATCTCTTGGCGGAGACTGTTTGACTGGTGGCCCGAGGTACTCGATCGGCGGCTTTTTGTCTAAAGGAAGTTTGGTGTCAGCGGGTAACGCGATTCTTTCACTCTGAGCTAATGGTTCGGTGACTTTTGGAAAAAGGCCTAGTATATCCGCACTATTGTCTTTGGCGGGTTTCGCGGGTTCCGCTAGAAGCGGTACCGTTTGCAGATCACTGGCAGCCCCCGCCGCCCCGAGATCCGCCGTCTCGTCACTACCGACAATGGTAGGCTTATCCACTATCAAAGGCTCGGGCTGAACTGGAGCCGGGAATGTGAATAGGGCCGCAAATAGATCTGAATAGGGATCGAAACCCTTGCCTTCAGGCGACGCAAAACTGCCCGGTGGAACTGAACTAAGATTCGTTGTTGCTATCGTATTTATCATTTTGTTCCCAGTATGCGTCGTGCAAAGTTGGTGCTCACAAGTTCGTCGACGCCGTTCTGCTCGTATCTTTCGTATTCTTGTCTATGACGTGCCCTTTGCGTCTCTCGCAGATTTTCCGTGATCTTTACACTCCGCATGGCTTCTGTAAGAGCCTCGATCTGGATCTCGCAAGCCTTTCGCCGCTGAGCGAGCACCGCTTCAGCATCCTTCTGAAGGCGATCAAGAGATGCAAAGTGCTTTGAGCTCAGTTCCATCTCGAGGGCATCCAACCGTTCACCGGCCGCGATCCGGAGGGTATAGTTTTCGATCGCATCGTGCCGCATCGCCTCGATATGTGCGACCCGTTCTGCCGCTCGGTCAGCCTCGGCCCGCAGGTCACTAAGGATCGCACTTTCCCGGTCCTGTTTGATCTCTCGAACCTTATGGACCGAATCCAATGTAAATTTGAACTTCTTCATGTACGGATGTGCATCAGTTTCGCTATCGAATCGTCAAACCTTGCGGCCTCGTCTCGTCCCTGCTTTAAATAACCGTTGATCTCCTCGTGCCGCTCTATCGCCAGATCGATGGCCGCATTGCTGCCCTTTTGATAGGCTCCGATGTTTATTAGGTCCTCGGCCTTTTCGTAAGCTGCGATCAATTCTCTGATTCTGCCGGCCTGCTGGCGGTGATCTGGCTGTGCGACTATAGAAAATAGCCGTGATGCTGAATTAAGCACATCGATGCACGGATAATGATTCCGTGCTGCAAGATCGCGAGACAACACGATGTGACCGTCAAGGATGGAGCGAACGGCATCCGCGATCGGCTCATTCATGTCATCGCCCTCGACCAGGATCGTGTAGAACGCCGTTATCGAACCGCCGTTACCAAATTTCCCTGCCCTCTCTAAAATACGCGGCAGCAATGCAAAGACTGAGGGCGTGTATCCTTTCGACGATGGCGGTTCACCAGCGGCAAGGCCGATCTCGCGCTGGGCCATACAGAAACGAGTGACGGAGTCCATGATCAGCAGCACATTGGATCCCTGATCCTTAAAATACTCCGCGATCGACGTCGCGGCGAGAGCGGCCCGAATTCTAACGAGCGCCGAATCATCCGACGTTGAAACCACCAGCACGCTCCTCTTCATCCCTTCCTCGCCGATCTCATTCTCAATAAATTCACGAACCTCGCGTCCGCGTTCCCCGATCAGAGCGATAACGTTTACATCCGCGGATGAACGATTCGCCATCATTCCGAGAAGTGTTGATTTTCCGACCCCGGATCCGCCAAAAATACCTATCCTTTGACCTGCCCCAACGGTCAGAAGCCCATCGATTACTCTAACGCCCGTCTCCAGAGGCTCATCGATGTTCGCTCTTGAAAGCGGATTGGTAGTCTCACGGTTCAACGGATACGATTCCTTGGTCTTTATTTCGCCAAGCTCATCCAAAGGCCGCCCTAAGGCGTCGATCGTCCGTCCCAGTAATTCGCGGCCGACAAATACCTGACTGCTGACACCCGCTGCGATTATCGAATCTCCTACGCGAACCGGCGGCATCTGGCCAAGCGGCATCAGAAGTATATTGTTGTCGCGAAAGCCTACGACCTCGAGCATTGTTGATCGCTCTCCTTTCGGCGAGGGCAGATAGCATAGGTCGCCCACTGAGACTGTCGGCCCTTGCGATTCGATGATCAACCCGACCGAACGTGTGACGCGGCCGATGGATTTCAGCGTGTCGATCTTCTCAAGTTTTTGTGCGTAGGCAGCGAGCATTTTCTAGTTTAATAATCCATGCGATATCTCATCGAATTGCGACTCGATGCGGGCATCTATATCCCCGGTTTCGGTGTGGATCAGGCATCCGCCGACCGATATCGACTTGTCCTCAACCAGGTCGATCTTTCCACGAAAATCGAGTTTATCGAGATGGTTTTTCACAAAGGAATAATCCTCAGGATTCAGGTGAACCTCCGCAATCGAACGATTGTGAAGTTTTGCTAACGAAACTTTCACAAGAGTCAGTGCTATCTCGCGGTCTATCGTAACCTCGCGGGCCACGATCTTTTTTGCTATCTGGATCGCAAGTTCAACAAGCTCGTGCTCGACACTTGCCGCCATTTCGCTACCAAGCGAACCAACCTCAGCGATCGTATTGGCCAGATGCAAACGTAGTTCGGCGAACTTGCCCGCATTCGCAGCCTCAATATCCGCTCTTGCCTTTTGGACCGCCTTGTCGCTCGCAACCTGCTCGATGATCGCGGCGTGTTCTTCAGCCTGTGCAATGATCCGCGCCGCTTCTTCCTGCACCTTTGTGAGTAATTCGTCGGCGGTCAGATCATCGCCCAGATCATATTGCACCGGCGTACTTACGTATTCGAGCGGTTCAAGTTCCGGGACAATTAACTGCTGCACACCGCTCGAATTTGACTGCGTTCCATTCCCGCCGATCAACGGAATATTAAATGGCTGAGTACCTGCTGCTGCCGCCGTCGCTTTGAGAACCTTAGCTAACATATTCGTCACCTCCGGCTCCACCTGACAGACTTACGATTCCCTGTTCGTCGAGCAATCTCAGAATTTCGACAACCTCTCGCTGAGCACCTGTCACATCTTTTAGTTTGACCTGGCCCATGAAATCCATCTCTTCCTTCATCATCTCGACCGCGCGGCTGGACATATTCGAATAGAAGCGATCTTGCAGTTCCGGCATGGTTCCTTTGAGAGCGAGGGCAAGAACTTTCTTATCCACTCGCTGCATGATCTCGCGAATTCCCGCGTCATCGACGAGTAGAATGTCTTCAAAGGTGACCATCAGACTGCGAATCTCAAGCGACAGTTCGGGATTCTCGCCCTCGATCTGTTCAAGCATCAACCGCATTGTCTCGCGATCGAGGCTGTTGCAAATATCTGCAACCGCGCGTACTCCGCCTACGCGCGTTCGGCTCAGGCCGCTGACCGATGAAAGTTTTTGATTGAGGATATTTGCGATCCTTTTGACGACGTCCT includes:
- a CDS encoding flagellar biosynthetic protein FliO; this encodes MNRKRFLHSLAILLAIVSLAPSVFPQAPKQTPANETVPQVMTEEDRLLFMQSDDDPAPQEPSSSGLIIKSVGALLLVISLLFFGTWTLKKLGVGGKKGKDGEALSLTVLSTLSMGNGRTISTIRFGERVLLVGATPQSFTLLAEELPLPEDVFARNLRSVADMLADEGPAFDDEFELAKSKLGMWQTRGGAA
- a CDS encoding FliM/FliN family flagellar motor switch protein → MQPENEKILASWADFLDLPLELSLELGRVRMSVREILDLQPSSIVKLGRSTGEGVDIRADNKPLMRGEIVVIEDRAGVRISEILTDIN
- the fliP gene encoding flagellar type III secretion system pore protein FliP (The bacterial flagellar biogenesis protein FliP forms a type III secretion system (T3SS)-type pore required for flagellar assembly.), translating into MIRVLILPLFLLAFIGLASLTVEAQGPAPQTSGAPEQTIDLAKTANSSTPLQIVVMLTLLSFIPAILISMTCFTRLIVVFHFLRQALGTQEAPNNQILIGLALFITLFVMSPTIKQIYEGAYKPMSEGTMSQGDALEKGLVPLRAYMIKHAREKDLALFIRLSKSARPNSVDEVPTTALIPAYMISELKTAFQIGFVLFLPFLIIDLAVSSVLLSMGMMQLPPVIVSMPLKILLFVMVDGWYLIVTSLVKSVM
- a CDS encoding flagellar biosynthetic protein FliQ; this translates as MNDALVTSMMQNALTTLMWIVGPMLAVAILVGVVVSLIQTLTSIQDQTFSFAPRVIAIFTVFLVTFPWILRVLITFTSSILSDFTPFIK
- the fliR gene encoding flagellar biosynthetic protein FliR codes for the protein METFEVPLRPILVFIVVLARVGGLVTFAPFWANRVVSPKIRIVLAFVLAFALTPVIMTRIETPPSDLGPLTIVIIGEIVIGMVFGFVGRIVFSGLEMATFLISSQMGFSLAGTIDPSTQAQTTAFGIIGQMLGLMILLAADGHHWFLAATVKSFSITAPGTFNFTPALLDLILKLSANALVVGVTLAAPAIIVLLAVEFALELFGRTAPQFQVFILGFPIKIAVGLSLIGASLYFIPAAVRDVLGSIYHGLVNAMGAM
- a CDS encoding flagellar hook protein FlgE, with the protein product MSFSFNTALSGLNANSNALNVVGNNIANANTIGFRSGQITFMDVFASRSGARLNGAGNSLGIGNGVRTGAIHTDFSQGALNESTSPLHAAISGNGFFVVQNSDGTRGYTRAGDFSLNNQGVMVSTTGGQVQGYQAVGGVVAPGSSLSNLKFPLGQIFPPKMTTEATFKFNLDSRLATDKTYSVTSNIYDSLGGEHKMEMTFTKQADGSFLMEATVDGNPAEVDADGAGPSVTPISFTFDSDGQLLTPAETLQIIPDQTELGLAELPSIDINLYELDSAGDPIRSFATAYAANSSSDSTYQDGYKPGNLSGAAIDEDGNIFGVYSNGQSQIIGQLALAVFDSNDGLGHVGGNMFAETTASGQPTIGAANTGTRGAIAGGYLEQSNVNITNEFVELIEAQRGFQANSRVITTANQTFQDLLQMV
- a CDS encoding carbonic anhydrase, with amino-acid sequence MKKQTPRYLSTFLTVFALLLGVSFVASCSKADATTKKEKTKKVKEDPETETAETDDAETKKEADHESDEPTTEEVKADRKKIDSLKESAKTAEKNKTPRVETTTGKSPVKDSKAAADEIWAKLSAGNKRYMAGKHTVVNYAAARKALVKGQQPEVIVLGCADSRVPPEFVFDKNLGEIFVVRDAGNIPDKVTLGSIEYAVEHLHAKALLILGHESCGAVAAAVSGEKMPSSNLSAIVDTISPAFEGSKTCIIGEPSNLSCVELNVKQSSEDVISRSSILRKAVKEGHLAIIRAVYKLESGEVVRIN
- the motA gene encoding flagellar motor stator protein MotA encodes the protein MLLIIGIVFVMICVIGGFLMINGPLGVLIQPSEFVVIGGAVIGATLAANPAKYLMRIMALLPVALKGSPYNKKTYTEVLQMQYDMFINSKKGGLLSIEEDVNNPLSSPIFTKYPSFVGNHHAVEFFCDAMKMLVNGACSSEELEIMLDAEMETHHDEGAIVPVLLQRASDALPGLGIVAAVLGIVVTMQHLDGPPEELGHHVGAALVGTFLGLLLSYGFLAPIASNLENLAHDESRYFGCIKAGLVAFANGAAPMTAVEFARKTIFSFDRPPTAEIEPLLREIKPR
- a CDS encoding OmpA family protein, whose amino-acid sequence is MDVKKEEPPKPRRRVKKARGHGGHHGGAWKVAYADFVTAMMALFLVLWLVSQADTKLKQAIAAYFRSPGVFDTMQGGILSGNKKISKEPERLDSVENEQALIGVAEALQKQFETRPEFSRFKDQVKIEVTDEGLRIQLLDKADRVSFASGSAELGPEAQAVLAEIAQGICALPNKINIGGHTDSRVFPSNNGYTNWELSTDRANVARRTLEANCVKPEQIRRVIGFADTELLVPDDPYSPANRRISITVLRLTENPSDAKKDKEISVPDPKARSENKTSPVPDEVKLAKKKLETEGSVVVGEADKIPDKPKIK
- a CDS encoding flagellar basal body-associated FliL family protein; this translates as MSEIEKETVVASPDAPVEKKKGGKKIILIAVVLVLLLGGGGAGFYFWRIAGTQAAEVPDKKAGEKKTSNKKTEAESDPEIGPKGSKKSGALESAIPEDEEVKQIVELPPFIVNLADTEQARYLRMTVSLGVAGEESEKPDQLFITRVRNAMLAVLSEKSSEQILTAEGKTKLRKELLQAAKAASTEPEVKAIYITDFIVQL